In a genomic window of Veillonellaceae bacterium:
- a CDS encoding ABC transporter ATP-binding protein, producing the protein MDILQIQALDVGYSSNTVLRNINLTVKAGEFVSVAAPNGTGKSTLLKTIAGLLPPLNGSILLNGQTVADYSRRELAKQIAVVSSDVAAPDYTAYQMVLMGRFPHVSRFAGLTDQDHFVVRTSMKDVDIWKKQACRCSELSQGERQKVIIARALAQQPKLLLLDEPTAHLDICNQYSILHLIKKLALQKDIAVIAVIHDINLAIQFSTHLLLLKNGRLLSYGRPAEVITAETLNQLYDMDFALYHEAAATYVRPNLF; encoded by the coding sequence ATGGACATTCTGCAAATACAAGCCCTAGATGTGGGCTATAGTTCCAATACGGTACTGCGAAATATCAACCTAACCGTCAAGGCAGGAGAATTTGTCAGCGTAGCCGCCCCAAACGGCACCGGCAAATCCACCCTGTTAAAAACAATTGCCGGATTATTGCCGCCGCTTAACGGATCAATTTTGCTCAACGGCCAAACGGTGGCAGATTACAGCCGCCGCGAGCTGGCTAAACAAATCGCTGTCGTAAGCTCGGATGTTGCCGCACCGGATTACACAGCCTACCAGATGGTCTTGATGGGGCGGTTTCCTCATGTCTCACGCTTCGCCGGCTTAACAGACCAAGACCATTTTGTTGTCCGGACTTCAATGAAAGATGTGGATATTTGGAAAAAACAAGCATGCCGGTGCAGTGAGTTAAGTCAAGGTGAACGGCAAAAAGTCATTATTGCCCGCGCCCTGGCCCAACAACCTAAACTATTATTACTTGACGAACCTACCGCTCATCTTGACATCTGCAACCAGTACAGCATTCTCCACCTCATAAAAAAATTGGCTCTGCAAAAAGACATCGCGGTTATCGCCGTTATTCACGATATTAATTTGGCAATTCAATTCAGCACTCATCTTTTATTATTAAAAAACGGCCGGTTGTTGTCATATGGCCGACCGGCGGAAGTCATAACTGCTGAAACATTAAACCAGCTCTACGATATGGATTTCGCCTTATATCATGAGGCAGCAGCCACATATGTAAGACCAAACCTATTTTGA
- a CDS encoding TonB-dependent receptor produces the protein MRNRNLTKKIAAALAAGTLLCTTQAWASEDSIFQLDQITVTADRIVQTVGTTPANTTVISGADLQNKGAHTLADALQGVTGVTIRNYGGTGQKAIPYMLGTDRVVVLIDGKRMNLPQGIGTGSGGVDLNTFILGDNIDRIEVVHGGASVLYGADAVGGVINIITKKGDTSTKTTTSIAGGNDGARYYALTTGGQEKNTRWYFSGIQDSNDGQRANSNYKGKNASFRIDHDLTAQENLTFTYDYYDSHAGIPGSLTYPSLTDFQDILRRNWSAGYTKQHQDGTRTFRYYNNDQVYSGENYGYFRHHNTVKALEYQDSTSLDQDNLITWGGEWRKDEVTSTAEGNILRKGITKALFIQDKYSLNPAATLTVGLRRDDNSIYGAHWLPKAAYLYQASPTTSYFANWGKVFKAPKFDDLYGDDGWGNTGNPDLKPETGWTAEVGVKTKLTPNHEAILSLFKRNLNNAIDWEYIGSGKYRPNNIDNYRATGVNVSLTSKLNAITTTEIGYTYLDSHDQNNKDLGDPRHSFNIGINIHDGKLSQTVNGIYQAKSGSSGAKVDGRFIVNTNTNYSIDKDTSLFLTINNLFDKNYQSVYDYPANGRTILLGVKQSL, from the coding sequence TTGAGAAACAGAAACTTAACCAAAAAAATTGCCGCAGCCTTGGCAGCCGGTACTTTATTGTGTACAACCCAAGCCTGGGCCAGTGAAGACTCAATTTTTCAACTTGATCAAATAACCGTTACGGCCGACCGTATCGTCCAAACGGTAGGTACTACTCCGGCCAACACCACGGTAATAAGCGGCGCCGATTTACAGAACAAAGGCGCCCATACACTGGCTGATGCCTTACAGGGTGTCACCGGGGTCACCATTCGCAATTATGGCGGTACCGGTCAAAAAGCCATTCCCTATATGTTAGGAACTGACCGGGTTGTCGTGCTAATCGACGGTAAACGGATGAATCTGCCGCAAGGTATCGGGACCGGCAGCGGTGGTGTAGACTTAAATACTTTCATACTTGGTGATAACATTGACCGCATCGAGGTTGTTCACGGCGGTGCGTCTGTCCTATATGGCGCCGACGCAGTCGGCGGAGTAATCAATATCATTACCAAAAAAGGTGATACCTCGACCAAAACGACGACAAGCATAGCCGGCGGCAATGACGGTGCCCGATACTATGCTTTGACAACCGGCGGCCAAGAAAAAAATACGCGTTGGTATTTTTCCGGTATACAGGACTCAAATGACGGGCAACGTGCCAATAGCAATTACAAAGGGAAAAATGCCTCGTTTAGGATTGACCATGACTTAACTGCACAAGAAAACCTCACTTTTACATATGACTATTATGACAGTCATGCCGGAATTCCCGGCTCCCTAACATACCCGTCTCTAACCGATTTTCAGGACATTCTGCGGCGCAATTGGAGTGCTGGCTATACCAAACAGCATCAAGACGGCACTCGTACTTTCCGCTATTATAATAACGATCAAGTGTATTCCGGCGAGAACTATGGCTACTTCCGACATCACAATACTGTGAAAGCGCTTGAGTATCAGGATAGTACCAGCCTCGACCAAGACAACCTGATTACCTGGGGCGGCGAATGGCGCAAGGATGAAGTAACAAGCACTGCCGAAGGCAACATTTTGCGCAAAGGCATTACCAAAGCACTGTTTATCCAAGACAAGTACAGCCTAAATCCTGCGGCAACGTTAACAGTGGGACTGCGGCGGGATGATAACAGTATTTATGGCGCACACTGGCTGCCCAAAGCTGCTTATCTATATCAAGCAAGTCCTACCACCAGCTATTTTGCTAATTGGGGCAAAGTCTTCAAAGCTCCTAAATTTGACGATTTATACGGTGATGACGGCTGGGGCAATACCGGTAATCCTGATCTAAAACCGGAGACCGGCTGGACGGCTGAGGTTGGAGTAAAAACAAAATTAACACCTAATCACGAAGCTATCTTGTCACTATTTAAGCGCAATCTTAATAATGCGATTGACTGGGAGTATATTGGCAGCGGCAAGTATAGACCGAACAATATTGATAACTATCGGGCAACCGGTGTAAACGTCAGCCTGACAAGCAAGCTGAATGCTATTACAACTACCGAAATCGGCTATACCTATCTCGACAGTCATGACCAAAACAATAAAGACCTTGGCGATCCCCGCCATAGCTTTAACATTGGCATCAACATCCATGACGGCAAACTATCACAAACTGTTAACGGCATATATCAAGCTAAAAGCGGTTCGTCCGGCGCGAAAGTCGACGGCCGGTTTATCGTAAACACCAATACAAATTATTCGATTGATAAGGATACTTCTTTATTCTTAACGATTAACAACTTGTTTGATAAGAACTATCAAAGCGTATACGATTACCCGGCAAACGGCCGGACTATTCTGCTGGGTGTTAAGCAGTCATTGTAA
- a CDS encoding adenosylcobinamide amidohydrolase, whose protein sequence is MENQFLKSGGALKVDDQFIICTFPSPRLVLSTSLYNGGYLMADAVFNHRLSMFVNSEHDLPGGSMENYLEIMAKERGLNGERSTGLLTSARMNCRAYSISTFNDLIVEVVATAGVDKNAARAGDAGCYFENNGNYQPIGGTINILAFTNIKMPYGSMAKALLSITEAKTAALQELAIASPLTQKPATGTGTDGVILVCNQDSPLICRDTGTQSKLGELFCTAVKTAVKQSLALECDISSASQGALPQRLCRSDLFTSLTPEQIAASKNSKILLAASQSIWQEYCWGLLDASDVCHFIQMMKAESNQPCGTMIAAELQRKISNTARSR, encoded by the coding sequence ATGGAAAACCAGTTTCTCAAGAGCGGCGGGGCGTTAAAGGTTGATGACCAGTTTATTATCTGTACCTTCCCGTCTCCCCGTTTGGTTTTAAGCACTTCCTTGTACAACGGCGGTTATCTAATGGCCGATGCCGTATTCAATCATCGCTTAAGTATGTTTGTAAACAGTGAACATGACCTGCCTGGCGGCAGTATGGAAAATTACCTGGAAATCATGGCCAAGGAGCGCGGCTTAAACGGTGAGCGCTCCACCGGCCTATTGACAAGCGCCCGGATGAATTGCCGCGCTTATAGCATTTCAACCTTCAATGACCTGATTGTCGAGGTTGTGGCCACAGCTGGAGTAGATAAAAATGCCGCGCGGGCCGGTGATGCGGGCTGTTATTTTGAAAACAACGGCAACTATCAGCCAATTGGCGGCACAATCAACATTCTGGCTTTTACAAATATTAAAATGCCATATGGTTCAATGGCCAAAGCCCTTCTCAGCATTACCGAAGCTAAAACTGCTGCCTTGCAGGAGTTGGCTATTGCCAGCCCTTTAACCCAAAAGCCGGCTACCGGCACCGGTACTGACGGCGTCATCCTTGTCTGCAATCAGGACTCGCCGTTAATTTGCCGGGATACGGGAACACAATCAAAGTTAGGCGAGCTCTTTTGTACTGCTGTTAAAACGGCCGTTAAGCAGTCATTGGCTTTAGAATGTGATATTTCTTCAGCTAGCCAAGGTGCATTGCCCCAACGCCTATGCCGGTCGGATCTGTTTACATCCCTAACCCCGGAACAAATAGCAGCATCGAAAAACAGCAAAATATTACTGGCAGCCAGCCAATCGATTTGGCAGGAATACTGTTGGGGCCTGTTGGACGCAAGCGATGTATGCCACTTTATCCAAATGATGAAGGCTGAATCCAATCAGCCCTGCGGAACAATGATAGCAGCTGAACTACAAAGAAAAATAAGTAATACTGCAAGGAGTAGGTAA